The Cicer arietinum cultivar CDC Frontier isolate Library 1 chromosome 1, Cicar.CDCFrontier_v2.0, whole genome shotgun sequence genome contains the following window.
ttatataatattttttgataaattatttttagtagttttttagtttatgtgttattattttaataaaaacttgattttattttctataatttatttacaataattttaaataaataaactagttatatcttaaataatttaaaataaattatttactatatttcaaataaataaattaactaaattaataatgtaaaataatttaaataaatataataatttaagttaaataattaaaagtaatttattaagtataattTAGAACaactaactaaataaaaaatattatattaataaaaaaattgaaaattattaactttaaaatattttaaatattaatttttataaaaattattattgtttaagAATTTCGTTTTATGTCGTTTTAGTTTATCAGCTAGTTTGTTAATAATAAgttattaactaatttattaGCTACCAactaatttttatcatatagAGCACTAgactgatttaaaaaattatgattaaattatttataattaattaaaatcagtCAACCacaaatgtaaaatttaaaattctaaacaaTAAATTAGTGGAGTACACTTGATTGATATTAGTTAGTCGTAGATAATTTATCCACAACGCCTagaatttacttattttaaaagGTAAGTTTTTGGCAATATTATTATTGTGAGTTCTATTATCAACTATCTTCACAAATAGTCCATCTTGTACTAATActtaaaagttattaaaatgttaacaataattaatgatattattttataataacaaattaattataacatATCGTATTATCAATAAgacaataatttaattgatattgatttgatataagatatatttttattttattcaatcaatatcattttaataattatcacaatcataaaaatataaataaagataagtgttggtttttttaatatattacaatcTAGATTTTTTATTCCCGAGGGAATCATGTTTATTGTAGTGCCCCTATATAGAGCTCGTAGCTATCTTGAACACTCAAAGTGATCAGAATCGCGTCATTCACAAATTAAGAGCTAGATATGATATCATCAAAGCAAAAACGCAAAAATAATCTagagaaaaaaaagttgtttgGATTCTCTTGTTGTTGTATATAGCAAGAACAGCTGTGAAAATTATTAAGATAAGAGAGATAAAGAgccaagttaaaaaaaaaaaagtgacattTTGAATTTTACTAATGTATATTGAACTGATAATAGAATCAAAGAGTCCAATATAAATACATGAAGCTAAAATGTTACTCTTCACAATTGAGTGACATTTAAGAAAGAACCACCATATATATGATACAATAAAATAACATCTTTAATTTGTgtacatttttttatcatattttttacacaagtttctttttttgaactttaatttttgtttacttaCATTTAAAtgattgattaatttattaatcagTAAAATATAAACATTTAGGAAGTCCCAATATTATGTGTCAAATTTGTAGAAAGATGGTTAATTGTAATAACACATTGAGGAACTTCTTCATGATGAGGACTCTTTTGATCCTGTGCAGCAACTTTACTTTCCTTGTTCTTAAATTTTGCCAAGTTTGATAGTTCTTGAATCGATTCGGCGAGTTTCTCGGTGGAAGAAACAACATCAAGCAACAAGGAAGCCACAGTTACAATTGGAACAACCTCAAACAAATTGGTGTAGTCTTCCAACAAATTTGTTTTGATCATGGACCTGAGGTTTGTGGCAGCAATTTTAGATGCTGCAATGTGAGTGTTTGCAGCAGATGGTGGAATCATTTTATGGAGTGACACTGATAATTGCTTTAATGCCTTTCCTGTTTCTATGCTCATTTTCATGCATGGTTCTTGTATTTTGCTTCTCATTTCCTTTGGTGTCTATCAATAAATTCAACATATTATAAATAAGTcattcatttttccaaaaatactAAAACATTTACtcaaattgtatttttagttCCTTTAACAATTTTGTATGCATGCTTTTAGTCTATCTTTATTAATCAAAAGtttatagttttataatttactaaaaagttgatacatatattaaaaataaaaaattttatatagactaaaaatatatagtacCTTACTAAAATTGTTAAGGAAACCATTTAGGGTGTCAATTCGATATGCACACTGCCTTGATAGGTTTCCAATCTTTTGATATTGTTGCCAAGGATATTGAAATCTGAAACGACCATGGCAGGGTTCCCACCTTGCAAAATTTATCTGTAAAAGGTAGAAACGATTGAACTAATTAATAAGTCAGAGAGGATAGTGACAAATCCATTTGTAATTTGGTGAGCCAAGTACAATTTTACAATAACataatttatgtttattatCCTCACCAAGTTATCTTCAACTTGTTTAGAATTAAGTACACTTTTATATTCTTGCattgataatttatttgattctCCATCCTCTAATGTTCCAAAATATTCATCTCCAAAACCTAAAATTCACCATACAAAATTGTCAATTTCATCaattacaaaaaaatcaaagtttctCCATACATAatgcataaataaaaatttacaaaattgggTAGGTTACACACCTTCTAAAAAGTTACCaagtttttgaatattttttgatactAAATTGTGAAGATCACCACCAGCCCAAACAGGGCACACAAAGATGCAAACCATCACAGAAATTAATCCACCTATAAGAATTGTGGTAACCCTATCTTGTGCAGTTTTAAGTATCTCTTTGTCTCTAAAGCTTGATACAGATACCAAACAAAATGTCAAGATAAATACTAGCAACCCATAATCATATCTTGCTTTCATTTGAGGTAAAAATCGAATATATGTTACCCCTGCAGCTGcaatcatttgaattttttttattggttagTATTGTTTTAAATACTACATAGTTCCTACTAGTGAAATCAATTAAATGCAAAAATTTATGTGCATTTTCCtttttgtatgtttttttaatttaatcaattttgattttctcaaaatcataattttatcaAAGTTTGTTATAACTATAAAATGtgtgtttaaaattaaaaatcatacaaAAAGTATCGAATAATATACACTGAAGTtgtttttcttaattaaatagaattggATAAGTAAATATTACTTGCTAGAAATATTATGATTCCAAGAAGTATAGGTTCTATTATATGATCTCCTCTTGAAATTGAATGAACCATGTAATAAGATCCAAGCCCAAGAACACCAGCCAAAAATGTTGCTAAACCTCTATTTAAACCTTTTCCAAGTGTTGCTCCTGCATATATGTGccacataatcaaattaattactCACATTATGCATACTTGTTTAATACAACTAAATAActtgttgaatattttttttagttcctttaaaataatctttatttaatgttaaaaacTTAGAGAtattattagaaagaaaaaaacagaaCTTGCCTACAGAAAATTCTGAGACAACAATGACAGTCATAACAGCCCACATTGCAGAAGAACCAAAACTATGATAGAGagaattaaaatagtaaaatgatGAAACAAGTGTAATGGCAAATGCTACTTTGAAAGAATGAATGGCCCTTCTAGGATCTTCTTTTCCAAGTTTCTTCAGTTGCAACATCACATTGACAATATTAGCAATAAACTCACTATGCCAGTTCATCAAACATTGCCAACCCTTTCTGATACTTATTGGATTTGTTTGAGACACCATGCTATGAAAATTGCACAACCTcaaatatgttattataattttgatttctaattattttattattacttgaagTTACTTCTCTGTCTCAGTTATTATTTGAAACTGGAAGAGGAGTAACTATGAAATCTAATTTTGGGTCCATATCTTATTTATAGATGGGGAGCACACCTGAGAATGAAGAGTCAAACAATTCAAACTTATTTTGTGTTATAATAATTCTATTTAGATGCTTTTCTAGGGGAAACTCCACTCAACTTTTCTGTTGTTTCTTGTAGCAACTTTTATTGTCAAAACTTGTGAACTTACATTAGTGATTTAAGTATTGAGAATaatatacttaatttttttttatgattataatttatatttatatttaaatatatttaatacaagatattattaagatataattgttataaatatttgtggatgttattttttttagtggTTGTTTGGAATTACGTTGAAAAGACCGGTAAATGTACGGTTAATGCAAAGCTTGTAATTGAAAATTCACGACCAAACTAACATTGAATGGCGAGACATTAGTGCATGAATTTGCTAATGGTCTTTCCTTCGAGGGTTAACGATAGGATGAATAAAGTTCAGTTTTGAACTAA
Protein-coding sequences here:
- the LOC101493885 gene encoding aluminum-activated malate transporter 2-like, with product MVSQTNPISIRKGWQCLMNWHSEFIANIVNVMLQLKKLGKEDPRRAIHSFKVAFAITLVSSFYYFNSLYHSFGSSAMWAVMTVIVVSEFSVGATLGKGLNRGLATFLAGVLGLGSYYMVHSISRGDHIIEPILLGIIIFLATAGVTYIRFLPQMKARYDYGLLVFILTFCLVSVSSFRDKEILKTAQDRVTTILIGGLISVMVCIFVCPVWAGGDLHNLVSKNIQKLGNFLEGFGDEYFGTLEDGESNKLSMQEYKSVLNSKQVEDNLINFARWEPCHGRFRFQYPWQQYQKIGNLSRQCAYRIDTLNGFLNNFSKTPKEMRSKIQEPCMKMSIETGKALKQLSVSLHKMIPPSAANTHIAASKIAATNLRSMIKTNLLEDYTNLFEVVPIVTVASLLLDVVSSTEKLAESIQELSNLAKFKNKESKVAAQDQKSPHHEEVPQCVITINHLSTNLTHNIGTS